The stretch of DNA GCGTTTGCCGCCCCGATGATCGTCCGTCCACTGCGCAGGCAGGTTGCCGTACATCTTCTGTAGGGCTTTCTGCCAGTTCGGCCCGCGCAGCACGGCTTGCACCTCCTTGGCCACCGACAGCGTCTTGGCTACGTCCCATTTGGCCAGCACGCCAGCGTGCACCATCAGGTGGCCGTGCTCGAAGTGGGCCAGGGGCCGGCAGCGCAGCCAGTCGATCAGTTCCTGGGCATCGGGTGCGTTGAGGATTTCGTCCAGCGTGTCCGACTTGGAGGGCTTGCGCACGCCGGCTGCCGCGGCCAACAGGTGCAGATCGTGGTTGCCCAGCACGGCCACGCTGCGCGATTCCAGCGAGATGAGCCGGCGCAGCGTGGCCAGCGACTGCGGCCCGCGGTTGACCAGATCGCCCGCGAACCAGAAGAGCGAATCCGGGTCGGCGGTGATTTCGGGGTGCGCGAGCAACTGCTCCAGGGGCTGGCAACAGCCCTGCACATCGCCGATCATCCAGATGCTGCTCATGCCGTTGCTACCCGTCTACGGACATCGAGAACGCGAGGGTTCTTCATGCTGGCGACTTCTTCCAGGGCCAACGGCATGTCGTCAGGTTGCTCAGGATCATCCGGTATTCCATGATGGACAGCGCAGCCAGCGCCATCGCCATGGCGCCGATATTGGGTCCGAGCGCCGTCAGCCAGGCCGGCCAGTGGCTGAGCATGCCGATATTGAGCGCCAACTGATTGAGCATGAAAAACCCCACGCCCAGCAAAATGCCGATGAACACCTTGGCGCCCACGCCGCCGCGCCGCGTCTGCATGAAGCTGATGGGCGCGGCGATGGTGATCATGACCAGCAGCGTGAACGGGTAGACCGCCTTGCGCCACAGGGCGACGATCTGTCGGTCGGCCTGCAGCTGATTATGGTGCAGGTAGTTAATGTAGTCGACCAGCGACGCGATGGACATGCGCTCGGGCGTCAGCACGCGGGCCAGCAGCCGCTCGGGGTTGAGCGTGGTATGCAGCACCAGCTGCGGTTCGGTCGCCACGGTGGCGGGCGCACGCCCCGGTGCGCGGGCATCGGCCAGCGCCTGCGAGGCGTCGGGGTCAATGCGCGTTTCGGTGACCTGGCTCAAGGTCAGCTCGCCGTTGCCGGTCAGCGTGCCCGAGGCGGCCTGGGCCACCATGCGCAGCTCCAGGTCGGGCGCGAGCTCGTAGACCGTCACGCCGCTTACCGCGCCGCTGCCCATCAGGTCCTTGATGTTGATGATGCGCGTGCCCTTCTTGTCGGGCGATGGCTCCTTGAACCAGTAGCCGCTTTGCAGCCGGCCGTCGCTGGACTGACCGCGCAGCGCCAGGCTGACCTCGCTGTAGCGGGTCTCGGCCTTGGGCGTGATGTATTCGGACAGCAGCAGCGCGCCCGCCATCAGCGGCACGGTGATCAGCCAGAGCGTGGCCAGAAGGCGCATGCCGCTTACCCCCGAGACGCGCAGGATCACCAGCTCATTGCGCTGG from Bordetella sp. FB-8 encodes:
- a CDS encoding symmetrical bis(5'-nucleosyl)-tetraphosphatase; the encoded protein is MSSIWMIGDVQGCCQPLEQLLAHPEITADPDSLFWFAGDLVNRGPQSLATLRRLISLESRSVAVLGNHDLHLLAAAAGVRKPSKSDTLDEILNAPDAQELIDWLRCRPLAHFEHGHLMVHAGVLAKWDVAKTLSVAKEVQAVLRGPNWQKALQKMYGNLPAQWTDDHRGGKRLRVIINALTRIRLCSPQGHMDFSAKVAPDAWPPGLIPWFDVPERATRGVTIVFGHWSTLGLYQREDVICLDSGCVWGGALTAMRMQDRKLVQIRCAQSQAPGQE
- the lptG gene encoding LPS export ABC transporter permease LptG; this encodes MRTARRYLALEIYRSCAVVLLALLGLFTFFALVDDLDGVGKRFTILAMFYMQALETPARLYDLLPIGLLIGAILALASLAQRNELVILRVSGVSGMRLLATLWLITVPLMAGALLLSEYITPKAETRYSEVSLALRGQSSDGRLQSGYWFKEPSPDKKGTRIINIKDLMGSGAVSGVTVYELAPDLELRMVAQAASGTLTGNGELTLSQVTETRIDPDASQALADARAPGRAPATVATEPQLVLHTTLNPERLLARVLTPERMSIASLVDYINYLHHNQLQADRQIVALWRKAVYPFTLLVMITIAAPISFMQTRRGGVGAKVFIGILLGVGFFMLNQLALNIGMLSHWPAWLTALGPNIGAMAMALAALSIMEYRMILSNLTTCRWPWKKSPA